Sequence from the Nocardioides exalbidus genome:
GTCCCGGCTCGACGGGGTCGGCGCCCCGTTCCGGCTGCGGGTCGTGCGCCACGAGGAGCTCGGCCGCCGGAAGCCGCGGATCGGTGACTGGCGCACGCACGTGCTCACCGACCTCGCCGCCGACGTCAAGCGACTGCTGACCTCGGGCGCGACCGTCGGGACCGGCGCCGACGCGCGCCCGGTCGAGCCGAAGGACGTCGCCGTGCTCGCCGCCCGGCGCGCCGACCTGCTCGCGGCGCAGGAGGCGCTCGCCGCCGTCGGCGTCCCGTCCGTCGTCAACGCCGGCGGCTCGGTCTTCAAGACCGCCGCCGCGACCCAGTGGCTCACGCTGCTCGAGGCGCTCGAGCAGCCGCACCGCGCCGACCGGGTGCGGGCGGCAGCACTGACCGACTTCATCGGACGCACCGCCGAGGAGCTCCAGTCGGAGGACGACCCCACCGACGACCTGAGTGACGCCGTACGCCGCCTCGCCGACCTGTTCGTCGCCCGCGGGGTGGCCGCGGTGCTGGAGATCGCGGTGCTCGGCGGGCTGAACGAGCGCGTGCTCGGCCGGGTCGGCGGTAAGCGCACCCTCACCGACCTGCGCCACATCGGCGAGGCGCTGCACAAGGTCACCGTCAGCGAGCGGTTCGGCGTGGTCGGCCTGCTGGGCTGGCTGCGCACCCAGGTCGCCGACGACAAGATCGAGGTCGCGTCCGAGCGGACCCGGCGCCTCGACTCCGACGCCGCGGCCGTGCAGCTGGTGACGATCCACGGCAGCAAGGGCTTGGAGTACCCCATCGTCTACCTCCCCACGCTCTGGGACCGGTGGGTCCGCGACGAGGAGGTGCCGCTCTTCCACGACGGAGCCGGGGACCGGTGCCGTGACGTCGGGGGGCCGAGCAGGTGGCGCGACGCGGCTGCCACCGCCAGCCGGCGCGAGGACGCCGGCGAGTCGCTGCGACTGCTCTACGTCGCCCTCACGCGCGCCCAGTCGCAGGTCGTCGCGTGGTACTGCCCGAGCGCCAACAACACCGCGTCCGCGCCGCTGCACCGGATGCTGTTCGGCCGCGCGCCCGGGCACGCCCACGTCAACGACGAGCAGTCGGTGCTCGGTGACGACGAGGTCGTCGACATCCTCGGCCGCTGGAAGACCGCCGGAGGTCCGCAGCCCGAGCTCGCCACTCCTGCCACCGTCGACACGACGCCCATCGACCGCGAGCTGCCGACCCTGGCGGTGCGCTCCTTCGACCGCGACGTCGACACCGACTGGCGCCGCACCTCCTACTCCGCGCTCGCCGCGGCCGGCGCCCCGCACGCCGGCGCGCCCGACCGGGTGCTGTCCGAGCCCGACGAGGTGCCCGAGCTCGACGACGTACCCCTGGACGAGGTCGTGGACGACGCCCCGGCTCCCGACGTCGACGGTGCGCTGTCGGCCGTGGCCTCCCCGATGGCCGACCTGCCGGTGGGCGCGGCCTTCGGCTCGCTCGTCCACGAGGTGCTCGAGCACGCCGACCCGGCCGCGCCCGACCTGCGCGCCGAGCTGCTCGCCCAGGTCGAGGAGCACCGCGCGTGGTGGGCGGTGGAGGTCGACGCCGAGGCGCTGGCCGACGCGCTGGTCGCGGTGTGCGACTCCCCGCTCGGCCCCCTGGCCGGTGACCTCACGCTGCGCGACATCACGATCCCCGACCGCCTGCGCGAGCTCGACTTCGAGGTGCCCCTCGCCGGGGGCGACCTGGCCGCGCGCTCCGACGGGCCCGGTGCCGCGCACGTCGTGCTCGGCGACCTCGGCCCGCTCCTGCGCACCCACCTGCCCGACGGCGACCCGCTGCTGGCCTTCGCCGAGACCCTCGACGGCGACGCCGACCTCGCCGGGCAGCGCCTGCTCGGCTACCTCACCGGGTCGATCGACGTCGTGGTCCGGGTGCCGGTCGACGGGCGCACCCGCTACGTCACGATCGACTACAAGACCAACTGGCTCGGCGACCGGGCAGCGCCCGCGACCGCTTGGGAGTACCGCCCCGAGGTCCTCGACGAGGCGATGGGCCACTCCGACTACCCGCTGCAGGCGCTGCTCTACACCGTCGTCCTGCACCGTTACCTCCGCTGGCGGCTGCCCGGCTACGACCCGGCCGAGCACCTCGGTGGCGTGCTCTACCTCTACCTCCGCGGCATGTGCGGACCGGCGACGCCGCGCGTCGACGGTCGGCCCTGCGGGGTGTTCTCGTGGCAGCCGCCGGTCGCGCTGGTGACCGCCCTGTCCGACCTCCTGGACGGAGTCGCGCCATGACTGACCTCTTCGACCCCGTCGACGCGACCGACGCGCGACTGGCGCTCGGCGCCACCGGACTGCTGGCGACCTTCAACAGGGCGGGGCTGCTGACCAGCGCCGACGTCCACGTGGCCTCGGCGCTCGGCCGGCTCGGGCGCGAGACCGACGACCGTGTGCTGCTGGCCGTCGCCCTGGCGGTGCGCGCGGTGCGCGGCGGCTCCGTGTGCGTGGACCTCGCGACGGTCGCCGACCCGCCCGACCTGCCGTGGCCCGAGGCCGACGGCTGGGCTGCCGCTGTCGCGGCGAGCCCGCTCGTGGAGGCCGGGCTGGTCCGCTGGGACAACGACCTGCTCTACCTCGACCGCTACCACGAGCAGGAGACCCAGGTCGTCCACGACCTGCTCACCCGCGCCGCCTCGGCCCCCGACCACGACCCGGTCCTGATGTCGGCGTCGATGGACCGGCTGGTGGCCGCGATGCAGGCGGCGCGCCCCGGGACGACCTACGACGAGCAGGTGGAGGCGTGCGTGTCCGCCGCCGGGCAGTGGACGACCGTCCTGACCGGCGGCCCGGGCACCGGCAAGACGACCGCGGTGGCCTCGCTGCTGGTCGGACTGCTCGACCAGCACCCGGGCGGGCTGCGGATCGCGCTCGCCGCGCCGACCGGCAAGGCGGCCGCACGGCTGCAGCAGGCGGTGCACCAGGAGGCCGAGGCCTTCGAGGAGGCCGACCGGGTGCGGCTCGCCGGGGTCACCGCCTCGACGCTCCACCGGCTGCTGCGGCCGGATCCGGGCAACTCCACCCGCTTCCGCCACCACCGCGGCAACCGGCTCCCCCACGACGTGGTCGTCGTCGACGAGTCGTCGATGGTCTCGCTCACCCAGATGGCCCGCCTGCTCGAGGCGGTCCGCCCCGACGCGCGGCTCGTCCTGGTCGGCGACCCCCACCAGCTCTCCTCGGTCGAGGCGGGCGCGGTGCTGAGCGACGTGGTGCGCGGGTTCCAGGACCGGCCGGACTCCCCGGTCGCGGCCCTCCGGTCGACCCACCGGTTCGGGGCCGAGATCCACGAGCTCGCCGAGGCGCTGCGCACCGGCGACGCCGACGGCGCGCTGCAGGTGCTGGCCGCGGGGCACGAGGCCGTCGAGTGGGTCGACGAGGCCGACCCGTCGTCGCGCATCCGCAGCACCGCCCTGTCCGCGGCCCTGGCCGTCCGCGACGCCGCCGAGCACGGTGACGTCGAGGGGGCGCTGGCGGCCCTCGACCGGCACCGCCTGCTGTGCGCGCACCGCGACGGCCCCTTCGGCGTACGCCACTGGAACCGCCGCATCGAGCAGTGGCTCACCGCCGAGACCGGCGACGGCTTGTTCGAGCGCGCCTACGTCGGGCGCCCGCTGCTGGTCACCGCCAACGACCACCAGCTCGGCGTCTACAACGGCGACAGCGGTGTGGTCGTGCTGACGGCGGCCGGCCCGCGGGCGATCATCGCGGCGAGCGACGGGCCGCGCGACCTCGCCCCGTCGCGGCTCGGCGACGTCGAGACGATGCACGCGATGACGATCCACAAGTCGCAGGGTTCGCAGGCCGACGTGGTCACCGTGCTCCTGCCCGACGAGGAGTCGCGGCTGCTCTCGCGCGAGCTCTTCTACACCGCCGTCACCCGCGCCCGCTCCACCGTCCGGGTGGTCGGCTCGGAGGCGGCGATCCGGGCCGCGATCGGCCGGCGTGCCCAGCGCGCGAGCGGGCTCGCCGTACGCCTTTCGACTGCCCCCGAAACCGCGCCGTGACACGCAGGCCCTCGGGTCACGGCGGCGAAACGTCCGCGACACACGCTCCCGATACGCTCACCGCATGCCCTACCTGATGCGTGTCGAGCTCCCGGACGTCCCGGGTTCGCTGGGTCGCGTCGCGACGGCCATCGGTGAGGCCGGGGGCGACATCGAGGCGATCGAGATCGTCGAGAAGCTCGACGGGTCGGCCGTCGACGACGTGCTGCTCGAGATCGCGCCCGGCACGATGCCCGACTCGATCGTGTCGGCCTGCAGCCGGCTCGACGGCGTGAGCGTGCTGTGGATCAACCGCTACGCCGCCGGCGGCAACCTGTTCCTCGACCTCGAGGTCGTCGAGTCCCTCACCGAGGACCCGACCACGGCGCGCGACCGGCTGATCGACCTGCTGCCGATCGCCTTCCGCGTCGACTGGGCGGCTCGCATCCGTCGTACGCCGTCCGGCTGGACGGTCGTCCACGCGACCGACGCCGCGCCGACCGACTTCGACCTCGAGCCCGTCACCTCGCCGACCCGGCTGCCCGGTGACGAGATCTACGTCGAGTGCGCCGCCCCCTTCGGCCACGATCACGTGATGATGGGCCGCCGCGGCGGCCCGGAGTTCCTCGACTCCGAGCTCGCCCGGCTCGCGCACCTCCTCGGCCTGGCGATCACGATCTCCCGCGGCTGACCCCGCCCGCCTGCTCGCCCACCCGGGCGGTGAGTGAGCCACATTCCCGGGGTCCACGCCGTGGCTCACGCACCGCCGGTCCGCGAGTCCGACCACGACACGCCCGTGGGCGGTGAGTGAGCCACATTCCCGGGTCGCAGAAGGTGGCTCACGCACCGCCGGTGTCCGCGGCGGCGGGCGAGCGCGCTGGTTCAATGGCGCCATGGTGTTCTCCGGCGACCCGGCGCAGCGCCGCACCGACCTGCTCGCGGTCGTGTCGGTGCTCCACGTCGACGTGGCGCTCGAGCGCGCCGCCACCATCGGCGCCGAGCGCACGCGCGCGGGCGCTTACGTGCTGACGGTGGTCGACGAGGTCCTCCCGGGCACCGGCCCCTGGGCGCAGCCGATCGAGCCCGTCGAGCATGCCCGCGGCATCAGCGCGGAGGCAGCGCGCGACCTGCGCGCGCGGATCGGGGCCGCGGGTCTCCAGGGCGAGCCCGGCGGTCGCCCGGGCCACGACGTGATCCGGCTGCACGACCCCGCGGACGGGTCGGAGGTGCTGCGGATCCCGGTGGTCGTCGGCGGGTGCCTGTTCGCGGACCTGCTGCTCCTGTCACCTCCCGAGGGCGGGTTCGCCGACGACGACGTCGCCAGCATCTCGGTGCTCGGCCGGGTGGCGGGCGTGGCGGTGCGCAACGCGCAGAGCTACGAGTTCAACGACCGGCGCCGGCAGGTGCTGGAGCTGGTGGCCGCGATCGAGCAGTCGGTCGAGCCGCCCTTCGAGCTGGCCGAGCCCTACGCGCGGGTCGCGGCGGCCGCCCAGCGGATCGCCAGCGCCCGCACCGCCGCCGTCGTGTCGGCGACCCCGCGCAGCGTCGACGTGTCCGGCACGGCGGGCGTCGTCGACGAGGTGCTACCCGAGGTCCTCGACCGGATCGCCGAGCGGCTCCAGGTGGCCCAGGACCTCGACGTCGACCTCGTCGTGCGGATCGGGGACCACACCGTGTGGGGGGTCCCGCTGCGGCCCGAGCTCGCCCGCCGGGGTGTCGTGCTGCTGGTGCTCGACCAGGTCCACGGCCGGCTCACCCGCGACGACCGCAGCCTCATGTCCGGCTTCGTGCGCCACGCGGCGCTGATCCTCGACCACGCCGTCCTGCAGAGCGAGCTCCAGCACGCGATGCTCGCCGACGACCGCGACCGGATCGCCCGCGACCTCCACGACGTCGTCATCCAGCGGCTGTACGCCACCGCCCTCAAGCTGCGCGCCGGGATCCGCACCGACGGCGACCCGGGCGGCCACATCGCCGAGGCGGTCCGCGAGATCGGCGACTCGATCCGCGACGTCCGCGGTGCGGTCTTCCAGCTCGAGCAGCGCCGCTCGGGATCGCTGCGCGGCGACGTGCTGGGGATGGCCAAGGAGTACGAGAAGGCGCTGGGGTTCGTCCCGGCGGTGCGGACCTGGGGCGCGGTCGACTCCCTCGTGCCGATCGCGCTGGGCGACCAGGCGAGCGTCGTGCTGCGCGAGGTCCTGTCCAACTGCGCTCGCCACGCGAGGGCCAGCCGGTGCGACGTCGACCTGGGCGTCGACGAGTCGGGGTGGTTCTCCCTGGTCGTCACCGACGACGGCCGGGGCGTGCCCGAGGACACCACCCCCGGCAGCGGCCTGCGCAACCTGCGGATGCGGGCCGAGACCCTCGGCGGCGAGCTCCGGGTCGAGCCCTGCGACCCCCACGGCACGCGGGTGTCGTGGCGGGTGCCGCTCGGCGCTCAGCCGTCCGCGGGACCGGGCGCGGCCGACGGGTCGTCTGCCGGTGCCGCCGCCTCGGCGAGCGCGGGCGACGGCCCGGGCGTCGACCAGACCCACTCGGAGGCGATCGTGAGCAGCAGCCAGGACAACCCGGAGACGACGAGGTAGCGCATCAGCGCCTGGTCGAGCGGCATCTCGCCGGTCACGGTACCCGCCAGCGCGGGCGAGGTGAGGAGCGCGGCGACGAGCAGCATCACGGGCCTCATGCCGACACCGCCACCCGGTCACCGGTGACGGTGCCGACGGAGCGGACCTGCGTCGCGCCCACGAGCTCGCTGTAGGACAGCACCGCGGTCGTCGGCAGGGCGGGAGCGAGCATCCGGCGCACCGCGGCGCGCAGCTGCGGGGCGCACACGACGACCGGCCGCAGGCCCTGCTCCTCGGCTGCCGTTCGGAGGGTGACGAGCTCCCCGAGCACCGTCTGCGCGAGCAGCGGGTCGAGGGCGACCACCGCCCCCATGTCGCCGGCCCGCACGGCCTCGAGCATCCGCTGCTCGAGGGTGGGCTCGAAGCTGATGACGTGGACCGCGGCCTCGGTGAGGTGCGGGGCGACGATGGCCGGGCCGAGGGACGCGCGGGCCGCCTCGACCAGGGCGTCCGGGTCCTTGGTGGTCGGGGCCTTCAGCGAGAGCGCCTCGAAGATGCGGACCAGGTCGCGGACCGCCACGCCCTCGAGGAGCAGGCCCTGGAGCACGCGCTGCACCTCGCCGAGGCTCAGCTGGGCCGGGGTGAGCTCCTCGACGACGACGGGGTGGCTGCGGCGTACGAGCTCGGTGAGGGTCTTGACGTCCTCGCGACCCAGCAGCCGGGCGGCGTGCTGGCCGACGACCTCGGCGAGGTGGGTCGTGATGACCGAGGCGCGATCGACGACCGTGGCACCGCTCAGCTCGGCCTGCACGCGCAGCTCGGCGGGGATCCACGAGGCCTCGAGGCCGAAGACGGGCTCGCGGGTGGGCTGGCCGGGCAGCACGCCCACGCTGTCGCCGATCGCGAGCACCGTGCCGCGCGGGGCCTCGCCGCGCGCGACCTCGATGCCGAAGAGGCGGATGGCGTACGTGCCGGACGGCAGGTCGATGCTGTCGCGGGTGCGGACCGGCGGCACGATGATGCCGAGCTCGCCGGCGATCTTGCGGCGCAGCGCCTTGACCCGGTCGAGCAGGTCGCCGCCGCTCGCCGGGTCGACGAGGTCGATGATGTCGGGCGAGAGCTCGAGGCCGAGCGGGTCCACCTGGATCTCGGCGGCGAGCAGCTCCGGGGTGTCGGGGGCCGCGGCGAGCACCTGCTCGGCCGGGTCGTCCGGCGTGGCCTCGTCGGCCTTCGGGACCCGGCTCGACGCCAGCAGCATGATCCCGCCGGCGGTGACGAAGGGCAGCTTGGGCAGGCCGGGGATCAGGCAGATCGCCAGCGCCCCGAAGCCGGCGATCTGCAGCGGCAGCTTGTTGGCGGTGAGCTGGCGCAGGATGTCGGAGCCCATGTCGGAGTCACCGGTGTTGCGGGTGACGATGAGGCCGGTGGCCGTCGACAGCAGCAGCGCGGGGATCTGCGAGACGAGGCCGTCACCGACGGACAGCAGGCTGTAGGTCGTGATGGCGTCGCCGAAGGACATCCCCTTCTGCGCCATGCCGACGGCGAAGCCGCCGAGCAGGTTGACCATCGTGATGACGATGGCCGCGATCGCGTCACCCTTCACGAACTTCGACGCACCGTCCATCGCGCCGTAGAAGTCGGCCTCGGCGTGCACCTCGTGGCGGCGCCGCCTGGCCTCGTCCTCGTCGATGAGCCCGGAGTTGAGGTCGGCGTCGATGGCCATCTGCTTGCCGGGCATCGCGTCGAGGGTGAAGCGCGCGCCGACCTCCGCGACGCGCTCGGCGCCCTTGGTGATCACGACGAACTGGATGATGAGCAGGATCGCGAAGACGATGAGGCCGACGATCAGCGAACCGCCGACGACGAAGTGGCCGAAGGTGTCGATCACCTTGCCGGCGTAGCCGTCGAGCAGCACGAGTCGGGTCGCGCTGACGTTGAGCGCGAGCCGGAAGAGGGTCAGCACGAGGACCACGGCCGGGAACGCGGCGAACTCCAGCGGCTTGTGCACGAACATCGCGACGAGGAGCACCAGCAGCGCGCTGGTGATGTTGAGCGCGATGAGCATGTCGAGGACCACCGCGGGCAGCGGCACGACGAGCATCACGATGATCATCACGATGCCGGCCGGCACGCCCAGCTGGAGCAGTCGCTTGGGGGCCACGGGGTGCCTCTCGGGGGGGTCGCGGAACGGGCTGCGCCCTCCGTGGCACGGGTCGGCACCGTCCTGGCGCCACCGTCCTCATCGGCCGGCGACGACGGCTCCTGAGGAGTTCGGCGCCGCCGCTGCGGCAGGACGACGACGACGTCCCGCAGCGGCCACGGCGGGCAGGTCGCCCTCGCTGCGGGGGCTGCGGTGCTCGCCGCCCCGCACGCCGGCCGAGCGCCGGGAGATGACGAACGCGAGGACCTGCGCGACGGCGGCGTACAGCTCCGCGGGGATCTCTTGGCCGACGACGGTGGAGCGGTGCAGCGCGCGGGCCAGGGGGACGTCCTGGACGAGCGGTACGCGGTTCTCGGCGGCGCGCTCGCGGATCTTCTGCGCGACCACGCCGGCCCCGCGGGCCACCACGCGCGGGGCGCCGCGCTCGGCGTCGTACCGCAGCGCGACGGCGATGTGGGTCGGGTTGACCAGCACGACGTCGGCGTTCGCGACGTCGGCCATCATCCGGTTGCGCGAGGCGGCGAGCTGGCGCGAGCGGATCGCGCCCTTGAGCAGCGGGTCGCCCTCGGACTGCTTGTTCTCTTGCTTGACCTCGTGCTTGCTCATCCGGGTCTTCTTGCCCATCCGGCGCCGGATGACGGCGTAGTCGAAGGCGGCCATGACCAGCCCGGCGACCGCGACGCTGCGCACCAGCGCCAGCACCTGGTCGCGCACCACCTCGAGCACCGCCGAGATCGGCACCAGTCCCCCGATGAGGGGCATCAGCGCCACCACGGCGCCGTACGCCACGAACCCGACGACGGCGCTCTTCAGCAGCATCTTCGCGCCCTCCCACAGCGCCTGCGGGCCGAAGACGCGCTTGAAGCCGGCGATCGGGTCGAGCTTCTTCAGCGACGGCTTCACCGACTTGGTCGCCACGAAGAACCCGCCCTGGGCGAGGGCGGCGCCGACCCCGACCACCATCACGGCGCACCCGAGCGAGACCAGGGTGACCATCACGTGGCGGGCGCCGCGGCCGAGCAGCGCGGTCGCGTCGGAGACCTCGACCTGCCCGCGCAGGCTGAAGCACTCGCGCATCAGCTCGGCGAGCGCGGTGAGCTCGTGGCCGAGCAGGCCCGGCAGCAGCATCCCGACGATCAGCAGCGTCGCCCAGCCGCCGAGCTCCTGGGTGCGCGGGACCTGGCCCTCCTTGCGCGACTCCCTGCGCCGCTTGGCGGTGGGCTTCTCGGTCTTCTCCTCCGACACCCGCCCTCACCCCCCGCCGACGAGCGCGAACTGCGCCTCGTTGGCCAGCTCGACGAGCCGGGAGACCGCCTCGGGGAGCACCGGGAAGGACAGGCCGAGGAGCAGCAGGGTGAGGCCGATCTTGGCCGGGAACATCACGTTGATCGCGTTGAGGTGCGGCGCGACCTTGGTGAGCAGGGCGAGGCCGAGGTCGGCGACGAAGAGGACCGCGACGAGCGGGAGCGCGATCTGCACGGCCGTCACGAAGAACATCCCGAACGCCGTCATGAGCACGTGCGACGCGCCGTCGAGACGGGGCGCCTGGCCGAGCGGCAGCACGTCGAACGTCCTGAGCAGCCCGCCCAGCACCAGCAGGTGCCCGCCGGTGGCGAAGAGGATCATCACCGCGAGCATCTGGTGCAGCTTGCCGAAGACGGTGTTCATGTTCATCGACAGCGGGTCGAAGCCCTGCGCGAGCTGGAAGCCGCCGAAGGTGTCGATGAGCGAGCCGGCAGTGGCGATCGCGGCCAGCAGGACGTACGTCACCAGGCCGAGCGCGGAGCCCACGACCACCTGGGTGAGCGTGGTGACGAGCAGCGCGCCGGTCGAGGTGGGGATGCTGCCGCCCTCGACGGACGGTACGACGGCGAAGGCGAGGCCGAGCGAGAGCACGACCTTGGCGAAGGTGGGGACCGCGCGGCCGGCGAACGGGGGCACCAGCGCGAGCCACGAGATGATGCGCACCGACGCCAGCAGGTAGGCCAGCAGCGGCTCACCCGCGACGGTCAGGGTCATGGGTCGGCCCCGCCCTCAGCCGAGCAGCGTCGGGACCATGTCGAAGAGGTCCCGGGTGAAGTCGACGAGGGTCTGCAGCATCCAGCCGCCCGAGACCAGCAGGGCGACGCCGACGCCGACGAGCTTGGGCACGAAGGCGAGCGTGAACTCCTGGATCTGGGTCATCGACTGGAACAGCGAGATCGTGAAGCCGATGACCAGCGAGGTCAGCAGGATCGGCGCCGAGAGCTTCAGCGCGACGACCATGGTCTGGAGGGCGATGTTGATGACGGTGGTGTCGGTCATGGTGGCCTACTGGTAGCTCGAGACGACGGACGTGATGACCAGGCCCCAGCCGTCGACGAGGACGAAGAGCAGGAGCTTGAAGGGCAGCGACACCATCACCGGCGGCATCATCATCATGCCGAGCGCCATCAGCGCCCCGCTGATCACGATGTCGATGACCAGGAAGGGGATGAAGATGATGAAGCCGATGATGAAGGCCTGCTTGAGCTCGCTCAGCACGAACGCCGGGACGAGCGTCGCCATCGAGACGTCGGCACGGCTCTCGGGCAGCTTGCGGTCCGCGACGCTGGTGAGCAGCCGCAGCTCGTCGTCGCCGGTCTGGTCGAGCATGAACGCGCGGAGCGGCTCGACGCCGTCGGTGTAGGCGGCCGAGGCGGCCTTGTCGCCGTCGAGGTAGGGCTGGAACCCGTCGTCGTTCATCTGGCTGAGCACCGGCGCCATGATGAAGAGCGAGAGGAACAGCGCGAGGCCGGCGAGGACCTGGTTGGGCGGGATCTGCTGGAGGCCGAGGGCGTTGCGGGTCAGGCCGAGCACGACGAGCACCTTCGTGAAGCTCGTGCAGGTCAGCAGGATCGCCGGCAGCAGCGACAGCAGCGTCATCGCGACGATGACGGTGACCGAGGTGCTCGGCTTGTCGGTGATGCCGCCGAGGTCGATGGTCACCGAGCTGTCCGTGCCCGGCGCGTTCGGACCCTTCGGAGCCGTGGGGCCCTCGGGGCCCTGCGGCGCCATCGGCAGGGCGGTGCGGGCCGTCGTGTGGGCACTCGTGTGGACCAGGGAGCCGGTCGGGAGCGCGGGAGCCGCGCTCGCGGGGGCGGTGGCGCCGAGCAGCACGGCGAGCGCGCCGAGGCCGACGGCGAGGAGCGTGGCGAAGAGGTGCGCGGCCCGGGTCCGGGCGCTCACGAGGCCTTCCTCGTCGGGCCGCCCGCGGACCCGCCGGTCGCGGCCGCGATCGCCTGCCGCCAGGTCTGGCCGGACAGGATCGAGCCGGCGAGGGCGCCGCCCTCGGACGTGCGATCCGGGGTCGTCGTACGACGCGGGGCGGGGGTCGCGCGGTGCGACCCGCGCGTGGCCAGGGTGGGGGCGAGGGTGGGGGCCGGCAGGGCCGGTGCGTCCTCGACCGGGACCGCCGCGTCGGGGGCGGTGTCCGCGGTGACGAGGTCGTCGAGCTCCTCGAGCTCGAGCTCGTCGGGGTCGAGCTCGGTCAGCAGGCTGACCTGCTGGTCGGTCGTGCCGAGCACCAGGACGCGACCGCCGACGGTGACGACGGCGACGGACGCGCTGCGCGAGAGCGCCTGGCGGTGGAGCACCTGCACCGGTGCGCCGGCCCGGGCGCCGTAGCGCTTGCCCGCGAGCCGGGCCAGGAGCAGCATCAGGCCCACGACGATCGCCAGGGAGACGACCAGTCGGACGGTCAGCTCGAGCACGTCAGCCTGCTGCGCCGTCGTCGACGATCTCGGTGATCCGCAGGCCGAAGTCCTCGTC
This genomic interval carries:
- a CDS encoding EscU/YscU/HrcU family type III secretion system export apparatus switch protein, with the protein product MSEEKTEKPTAKRRRESRKEGQVPRTQELGGWATLLIVGMLLPGLLGHELTALAELMRECFSLRGQVEVSDATALLGRGARHVMVTLVSLGCAVMVVGVGAALAQGGFFVATKSVKPSLKKLDPIAGFKRVFGPQALWEGAKMLLKSAVVGFVAYGAVVALMPLIGGLVPISAVLEVVRDQVLALVRSVAVAGLVMAAFDYAVIRRRMGKKTRMSKHEVKQENKQSEGDPLLKGAIRSRQLAASRNRMMADVANADVVLVNPTHIAVALRYDAERGAPRVVARGAGVVAQKIRERAAENRVPLVQDVPLARALHRSTVVGQEIPAELYAAVAQVLAFVISRRSAGVRGGEHRSPRSEGDLPAVAAAGRRRRPAAAAAPNSSGAVVAGR
- a CDS encoding flagellar biosynthetic protein FliR, whose amino-acid sequence is MTLTVAGEPLLAYLLASVRIISWLALVPPFAGRAVPTFAKVVLSLGLAFAVVPSVEGGSIPTSTGALLVTTLTQVVVGSALGLVTYVLLAAIATAGSLIDTFGGFQLAQGFDPLSMNMNTVFGKLHQMLAVMILFATGGHLLVLGGLLRTFDVLPLGQAPRLDGASHVLMTAFGMFFVTAVQIALPLVAVLFVADLGLALLTKVAPHLNAINVMFPAKIGLTLLLLGLSFPVLPEAVSRLVELANEAQFALVGGG
- the fliQ gene encoding flagellar biosynthesis protein FliQ codes for the protein MTDTTVINIALQTMVVALKLSAPILLTSLVIGFTISLFQSMTQIQEFTLAFVPKLVGVGVALLVSGGWMLQTLVDFTRDLFDMVPTLLG
- the fliP gene encoding flagellar type III secretion system pore protein FliP (The bacterial flagellar biogenesis protein FliP forms a type III secretion system (T3SS)-type pore required for flagellar assembly.), translating into MSARTRAAHLFATLLAVGLGALAVLLGATAPASAAPALPTGSLVHTSAHTTARTALPMAPQGPEGPTAPKGPNAPGTDSSVTIDLGGITDKPSTSVTVIVAMTLLSLLPAILLTCTSFTKVLVVLGLTRNALGLQQIPPNQVLAGLALFLSLFIMAPVLSQMNDDGFQPYLDGDKAASAAYTDGVEPLRAFMLDQTGDDELRLLTSVADRKLPESRADVSMATLVPAFVLSELKQAFIIGFIIFIPFLVIDIVISGALMALGMMMMPPVMVSLPFKLLLFVLVDGWGLVITSVVSSYQ
- a CDS encoding FliO/MopB family protein; the encoded protein is MLELTVRLVVSLAIVVGLMLLLARLAGKRYGARAGAPVQVLHRQALSRSASVAVVTVGGRVLVLGTTDQQVSLLTELDPDELELEELDDLVTADTAPDAAVPVEDAPALPAPTLAPTLATRGSHRATPAPRRTTTPDRTSEGGALAGSILSGQTWRQAIAAATGGSAGGPTRKAS